TGTGTGAAAAATTTATATGATTCAATGCCACAATAAGGATATTGAAGTATGATTTATGTAAATATCTGGAGGTAAAAACAAAAGTGGAAAATAGGTGGATTGTTCACATGGCCTGTGTTTATGATTTAGAAATCTTCCTCTTTCTCACCACAGGACCATGGCATAGACATTGGGGATGtttcagagaggaagaagttGAGAAAGAGGCTGAACTGCAAGCCCTTCCAGTGGTATCTGGACAACGTGTATCCCATGTTAGACCCCCTGGGTGACTTGCTTGGTTATGGAGCTGTGAGTGATGCTAAAACATTTATCATtgttctgcacacacacacacacagtctgctgtTCTATTATGTActattcattaattcattcaaCTACGCGACCAAGACACTACCCACTTTATATCTATAAATACATTCATACTTGACATAACAcattcattatctatactgtatgtatatacactgtACCAGGATAATAATCTACACTTTTATAACCGTTTAATCTCTGTCTATAAAATCAACAGCTGGTCAATGATCTGAAGACGGATCTCTGTATAGATCAAGGCCCATTTCCAGGGAACACACCTATTTTATATGGATGCCATTATTATGGTCCACAGGTTTGTAGAATCATTGcttagtattttttttatttaactacaTGTATAATATGGTCCATCCCATGGCAGACCTGGGATTCAACCCATACCACAATGCAAAATATTGTCAATACCACAGACTCAGAAAAGCGAAAatatctatcctctctgtccAGAACTGTTATTATCGAGCCAGCGGGGAGATCTACGTTGGAGGCATCAGGTCCCATAAGTACGACAGTAATCGTTGTCTGGTGGACACTGGCACTCGAACCCCAGGACTGTATGAGTGCAAGGTGGCCAAGCAGAAGGGATTCCACATGCTCTGGGACTTCCAACAGGTGAGGATTACAACACTCTGTAAAATAGGAAAATGTATACTAATAAGCATATTGAAACAGGGAATTTCAAAGGTAACATGCCCAAAACCATGGCTAAAAGAACTGTAATTTACTTTTTAGTGGTTTTTATTGTGGTATGTTGTACAGTAGactgttttttacattttacagggAAAAGCCATCcagaacagacagacaaagaAATGTCTGGAGATTGCCCCAGGGGACGACACCTACTACCAGCTCATCATTCAGGAGTGCAGTGGGCAGCACTGGAAAATACAGAATCTGATAAAAGACTTCTAAAACACTGAGATAGTTAGGCCTAGCAGAGACAATACAGCAGGACTATATGAGTTATCATGCTTTGAAAAGCCAATCGGTGGTCAGCAGtgagatgactgtgtgatcttaGTGAGCTGTTGATTGGGGACAGAATGTGGCATGCTATTGAGCTGTGTTTTCCTTGGTCCTGAATGTAAATGCAAAGAAAGAATAAATATAATTCTTGTATTTACGCTCATTTGTGGTTTGTTATTGATTCACTGTAGATTTTCACCAAAGAGGGTCATATAATATTTGTCTGCATTGACATCATATAGAGATGAGTTGACATCAGTGTGGTTTTGAAGAAGTCCCGTCCTCGAGTTCTCAGGGATTTCTATATGAGTTCTCAGAGATGAACTTATCCCACGTCCTCTGCCACATGGCCAGCCCCCTCTCCTTCAGCTGGGATGGCAGTGAGCTATATCTATGGTAGAGGACATATAACTACAACTTTCTCAAACACATACTTTTCACGACTACAAATTAAGCAGTTGGTAATCTCCGAACTCAATCACCcatatgctagctagctatgttaatTATGTCATTAGAGATTAAACAGTTAGTATCCAGAGCAAACAGAGGTAATACCATAGAGATACATGAAATACTATTTCATTTTAATTCTCCAAACAACTCTTGACCTCACCTTATGGAGTTGATGGCCAGCTCCTTGAGAGTGCCCAGGTTAGCCCTCAAGCCACCGATGCCCACAAACACCTCATAGAAGTCATAGGAGAGCCCAGTGGTCCCAAACAGGGACGGGTCATCAGAGCTGACCACTATTGGGTGGCCCTCAGACATCAGCACAGCTGCAGGGTGGTTCCTTAGGTCAGACACCAGCTTCAGCACCTGGTCATAGACACACAGGGATTCAGGGACATCAGCACTGGTTTAACTCAGTGGACTAAAGACAACTGAACCAGAGATATTTAGAGTTTCAGTTCAGATTAACTTTATTGTCCCCAAACTGAAATACCCTACAGTACTGCTTTTTTATTTAACCAATGGGAATATTATGATGAGTACTGACAGACAATGTGGCATTTACCTGGTTTGAGATGGGGCATACTTCCACGGCCACGTTTCCCTTCCTGGAGAGCTCCTTTGCCAGTGGGTGGTGTGCCAAGGTGTACCCATGCCCAATACGTGTGGTGTTGAACATTAGGGCATCTAGAATGTTTTCATCCACTTCAGTGCCCATCTGGTCTGCGCAAGTATgaatgtgcgcacacacacacgttatactGTAAGTGCATCACAATAATGTGTATATACCGTAGATTTGTTTTTGTTAATTACACAATTGTTTTAATCAATCATCCTATACTTGCCAGTCTCTCCTGCATGAAAGAAGTATTGCAGCATGACTCCAAGCTCTGCAGGTAGAGATAAGGCCTCCCTGAAGAACCAGAGAGgtcttcccctgtcctccctgccaACCTAAAACCACAAAAGAACAGTTGATTTTACAATGTCTGTCAAATAGATgcaatgtaataaataattacGTAAACATTGTAATAAATCATGAAATGGTTTATTTGTGTATTGATTTTCAGTAATGAGAGGTCATATGATTGGTTCTACCCCTTAAGAGAATTCTCACCAGGTCGAATCCTGCAACTAACTCTGGGAAATCCTTCTGCATCTGAATGGCCTCTTTTACAGCTGCTTTGACATCAGACACACTCAGAACCCTAAGGTGCACACAAGGGCAGAGCCAATCATCAGAAATCATAATTCTATTGTTTTCattgcaacaggcaagctcaatcaagcacagctagaGTGTCCGAAATGAttataaatagtatttgaacccatgtcTGTACTGTACCTATGGACGGAAATGATTAGTCGAGCTCCCAGAAAGCCAGGGTGTTCAGCCACAAACTGTTGAGTGACTTCCTGATAAGTCCTCAGGGACCAGGCTTTATCATGGATGCTTCCATCCAGCTCATATGTCTGCAGGATGTGCAGAATAAAAACAGTTTAAAACATCACCAAAAACCCTTGAAAAAGAAATGTCTAGGTATCTCATATAGCCTAGGTAACATGTAATTCCAGCCCACTACATTGCCCGTTATACTTCCGATTAAGGCCCACAGTACTAACCCTTGATAGTCCAGTTCTTAGTTCCAGATACATGATGTTGTCATCAAACAGCTGTTCTAAGCCCTTGTAGAGAAAGTCTTTAAACACAGGAGCGTAGGTGACCAGCCCAGCTATGGCCACAAATGCCATCTCAAACCTCTCCCACACTGCGTCCTGGCTCGGGTAGGTAGTGTCTGGATCATCAGTGAACAGTGTGAGGTTCTGCATCAAGCTGGAAAAACATCAAAAAAGGCAATAAACTACCCTTCCATGAATAAGAAAGTTGTATTTTTGCTACTACATGTGTTCATTCATAGGCGCCTATTTGTATTGCTTGGCTCTGATGATATAGTGGACTACCTGTTGTCAAAGTCTGTAGGATCCACCATGTTGGCTCTCAAGGTCTTCAACAGTTGCCAGTAGAGGCAGTCCCAGGTAGGGAAGGGCCGGCGACTAGAGAAGACGAACCGTACAGACCTGCCCCATGTGAAGCAGATGTAACAATGGGGCCTGTATGTGATGTTCTTCACCAGCCAATCAACACTCACCAGAGATGAGCTGTGGATGTGGAGGGCTGCCCCTGTGACCCAGCATAGAGAATATACTAACCGTAGTTAAATTGATGGTAAACATATTTGTAAGGTGAGCCAAGGTGCTCCTCAGCTGCACTAGGGCAGTGGGACTGTATTACTGTCTTACCTTTGGGCATCCTTTGCAGCAGGTTAAAGATGGGGCTCTTATGGATGAGGGGCCGTGCCTTGAAGAAGTGAATGGCAGGAGGGAACTGGGCCGCAGCCATCTCTTGTTCTTTTAGCTTGTGAAGGTGTGCGTCGAGCCACTGCTCTGCCTCTGTCAGCTGCACACGGCCCCCTGTCTGCCTGGAGGTCTCCTGGCGCATCATCGTCTCCCTCTGACGGGGGTCAGGGGTCCCGCCACATACAGTCACACAGCACAGTACAACTACCAACTGGAGGGTGATGGTATAGCTCCCTCTAGAGGGGAAAACCATCTTGTCCTGCAGTGTCATTGGAGATTGGAAGTGGCTGTGGAAATCCTTCTTGAAGAGGCCACTCATTGAACTAAATGCTAGACTTAATTCAACAATGAACACAGAGTTTTTCAGAGATAGTAATTTAGAACACATTTTAATTTAGAACATAAGGTACTACCGTAAACCTATACGCTGATGCTGCTAGTTCCTTTCTAAGCCCTGAACAGGAACGTTCAGATAATCATACAATTTGAATCATACAATTGAATGCAACCAACATTTACATTAATAAAATAAAGCATACTTACAAATGAGAAGCAACAGAAGTCAGGTATTCTTCCCTTCCCTTATTCACACTTTCCTTCTCAAGTGTGTAAACCTTTCTCAATAAACTACCCCTGTACTATGCTATTTAGTCTGAGTTGACGGGCTCACAATACCATTGTGTTATGCCCACTTACTTAATGGCTGTTGCTAGTCAGCAGAATGCAGCCCAAAAATGTAGCATGTCATGAGATTCTCTGGAGGGACCATGGATGATTCAATTGAATAAATAACAAGAGACTATAGTGCAACTCCTTTGTCGAAAAAAAATGCATTGTATTACAATCTGATAGAGAAAAATGTGTAGGTCAAAAAGAGCTGGCAACTGATACTATCGATTTATACTTTAGAACATATTGTCACGATATAACCTCTTCAGATGGAAATCTTGACTCAAAATGAACAACATAAAGCAAAAAATAAACACATAACCATACGTATAATTTAATATGCATTTCAATCCTCATATACATACAGAGCACCTTACGGAATGACAACATCCCCCTTCCTTCTGTTTCATGATACAACAGCAAAGACATAACATCAATACATTAATTGGATTCAATAAGGACATAGTTGGTCTTCAATGTTTTTCCCGCATCACTTCATTTTAATTGTGATAGATGGGAGCAAATAGCTATGGGTGAGTCAATGCTCCATGCAATTTATATTTTCATGAGAGGAAGATGTTATTAGATTAAATAAGGAACTGATACAAGATGCATCAGTtacaatagagccccacagtagaggtgtcataatacccataaaacctagcagtcaaacagtgaaatggttccaatcatttttcgaCCATCAATTTTTCCtgtagggaattttagaaacacttacaataagggctgtgttttgtgtaggcttaccctggggtgatgttttgataaccatgtaaatctctctcggacaaggtgacttttatcaatatattcagctcCATTTACTCTCAGATCTGAAAATGctagagattcttacctttgcctcgattcggcagtttcgtccagatcatcatggcatttgtagtagTTCTTTATTATAGCCACATTAgcattttattttgggggggtaaatacatTGATGAAAGTGACCTTGTCCTAGAGatatttacacggttatcaaaacgtcacgccagggtaagcctacacgaaacacagcccttattttaagtgtttctaaaatcacctatgggaaaaatgaatggtggaaaaacgattggaaccatttccctgtttgaccgctaggttttatgggtattatgactcatactgtggtactctatttcTCTCATGCAGTCTGATCCAATCAGTCTGAAATGATTACTGTCCAGCCAATCATAATAAAGATGACCGCGGTGTGTAAACCAAGATCCCCAGGGGGAGCAGCAGATCCATTATCACTGTGCAAAAGTACCTCCTCCTACTCACATCTGCAATGAAGTTCAACTTTTATACTGTCCCAAGATGCACAGAAATACAACAATACGACAAACGGTTTCTTTTCGATTTTTAACAGCATTTTTTGAATTcttctcacagacacaggaatggTAACTTTCacacaacaaaaataaataactCCTCTTCAAGACGATGGATGGCGACACTCAGTCCAGAAACTTGCGGTTCTGGTTCTGACCAAAAAGAGCCACTCGAACCTCAGGCATCATCTGAGCAGAAAGACAGACACTGGATTAGTGTCAAGCTGAACCTCATGAAAAACCACAGAGTAAGGGGCCAAACTATATCTGAGAATTTGCAGTACAATCATGTGCAAAACTTCACACAGCGTATACATCTGAAGAGTTTTGTTAAGCCGATAGCTTTATGTGAGGATATTCACACTGTTGGTTGTTTATATAGTCCATTAACTAGATGTGCTAGCTGTtcatagtacatttacattttagtcatttagcagacgctcttatccagagcgacttacagtttgtgaatacatatttttattttattttatttttttatactggtcccccgtgggaattgaacccacaaccctggcgttgcaaacgccatgctctatcaactgagctacatccctgccggccattccctcccttaccctggacgacgctgggccaattgtgcgccgccccatgggtctcccggtcgcggccggctgcgacagagcctggattcgaaccaggatctctagtggcacagttagcactgcgatgcagtgccttagaccactgcgccactcaggagtacatggGCGCCACTATAGTTCCTGTGAGAATGTCCCTGTGTCCTTACCTGCTGAGCCATGAGGTCCAGTCTGCTCTCTAGGGTGTTGGACACCTTGATCTTCCCATTAGCGTTGTAGATCTCAATACCTCCAGAACTGAAGGAGACACACAAACATCTTTGAATTAACTCATGAACCCTTGACTGACACCTTAGTCAATTGTTTTTCAATGACGTCGTGTTAATCAATCAATACTAATTCAAAGTAAAACCTATCTGAAATGAATGGGTTCACATTGAGACAAGGGATTGTCCTCTTACATCTCTGGGGACAGGAAGTTGTCCTGGTCGATGCGAACCTCAATATTGTTCTTCACTGCTGCTTTATAGATGGGAATGGTCTTCTGAATAGCCGCCTGAATAGGAATTCAACATAAACATCATATGAATCATGCATCAACCCAGCATACAAAGAAATACACTTGAACAACATTTAACTGTTAGGATAGAGTGAAAGAGTTAATTCTGACCTGAACCACCTGCAAGTCCTGTTTACGACAGCGGATGGTCACTTTGGCCTCAAGAAGCTGATAGAAACCCTGATATTCAACAGCAGAGCAACAGACACATGAAAAACATTTGCTTTAAATAAAAAAACACCTTACAACGCCTTTGACCTAAATAACTTGTAGGCCTATGTATATGCGTGTAACTGATAGACGCTActgaatgtaaatgtaatttatgaatgtagtcctatagtaataggtctctgtttctctcagcgTTGTAGTtctccttgagctgttcttgtctattaatgttctgtataaaACACTAAACCCGTGTCAGTGACAAGTATTTTATTATTTCCATTTTAACTTAACGCGATTATAGTATTGAATACCCCCAACTTTATTGTACACAATGGTAGAAAGAAAAGGCCCCACCTGCAGAACCAGCCCATCCATCAGTGCTGGGTACCTGGCTGGGTCCTTGGCTATGTTGGCCAGCCGTTGACGCGCCTCGCTCAACATTTCCTGAGTGCACACATTGAGAGGGGTTAGCCTATTATTTACATAGAACGCGTTGCTGTAGTAGAACATCATGCCACTTACTGAAATCATGTCGTCGCGAGCCTTCAACACCTTAAGACGAGCCTGGTTCATCAGGTTAGACATTTGActgtagaggaagagaggcaaGTTAACAAGAGCCTGTGGCACAGGACCACATTACAAGTCCAAGCAGGTGTAAGCTATAGCTAATGTAACATATACTGTGCTTCTTACAATGGAGGAGCTGTTGGATGTGACTtcaaatttcaaatataaaaGATTTAAAAGGAAGTTGCGCGTCAGACAAATTCCTCTTTAGAGAAAAGAAAAAAGAGATTGAGCAAGTCTCTGAGGCAGCTGAGAGACTAGCAGCAACACTTCCTGAGCTGCAAAGAAAAAGAGTGACTTACATTTTCTTCTGCTGCTCGATCTGCTTCTCTTTCTTCTCGTAATACTCCATGATCTTCAACCTCTGGGTCTGCACCAGACGGCCCTTCTCAATGTTGAACTCCTCTTCCGCCTGCAGGGGGAGACACTTGTCACTCagagtaaaataataatataataataataataataataataagccatttagcagacgcttttatccaaagcgacttacagtcatgtgtgcatacatttttacgtatgggtggtcccggggatcgaacccactaccctggcgttacaagcgccatgctctaccaattgagctacagaggaccagtatgCAATGAGGAGGCCCTGTCTTTATGATGGTAGGGTAATTTCCTCACTACTGAGGATACATTTTAAGAAGAATTGAACCAGTAGAATTGTTAAGGGGACAACTAAAATGCTTGCTTTCATTTAGTCAATTCTCATGATGTCTTAGAGGAGTGATTATGCTATCTAATTTCAGTTGAATGTGCCATCTTTTGCAAATCTTTTGAGGTTGTGTGTGCTGAAAACACACACTAGATTTGTGTGTGCTGAACTATGACAGTCACTTGTGAATGAGCACTGTACCTTGGCATCAATTTCCTCTGCCTTCTCATTGGCCTCCTGCTCAATGAAGGCCATCATGTGTTTGATCTATACAGGGGGATAGAACAGTGTGAATTTGAGAGGAGTTGACAGTAAAAGACTCACCACATTAGGCATGCTTTCCAAGTCATGTTTTATACTGAAGAAAGTCAAGAGGCAGACTTAGGAAGCTTCATTGCCCTGTACATTAATTAACTTGTGTCTTTTGGTTCCACCATGTGGTGTGGAATGTCTGCCTGGTGTTTAGCTTACATTTCTGTTTCATAATTGTCCCTGTAATGTTCATCTAACAAAACATAAACCATAAACCACAGAGGGAACTGTAATTATGAAGCCTCCTAATCAATTATACTTCATATACAGTGCATGAGAAGGATTGGTGAGACAAGACACCCAGACATAGGATCACTCAAGTTCCTCAGCTGACCATGGGTTTTCCCATCATGTGACCATATATTGCATCTCTCCCTCACAAATACAACACTGAGTAAATGTATTTTGCAATTAGATGTCTAAATTCAATTTATCAACAATTAAACGTCCTAATCATACTAGACATTGTGATTGTATTTTAGTAGTAgtattttagatttttttcaaTGACAACGTTGGCATGATACAATCACAATTCTGCTCCTTACAAATATACTGTTGCAATCATTTATAATTGGACATTTAGATGGATAGAGGGTGAAGGTTAAAAGGCTGTAATTGCAATGTACCTGCTTCTGAACGTCGGCATCGCTGAGCGCCATGGTTGCAGCAGTCTAGGATATTCTGTTTCCTTGAAGAAAAGATAAACACCGTGATTTCAATACAATAAATGCAACCTGCTTTACAATATTGTAAATCCTTTAGTGCGATGTATCAATCAATTAATGAAATACCAGTGAAATACAGCTAGGAATGTATGAATTAACCGTTGTAGTCGTGACTAAAGATGTCTACGCTGGATCAGCTGATTTTCCACGTCACATGATGTTTACTTCCGGTCTCACCCACCAATAAGATGTGTGATGAGCAGACaccactggtactgtatatcatgcctgctacgttaggttaggggTATATATTAACAGAAACGAGTGAGTGCAGTGGATACATTTGTAAAATATATAATAAagagtggtgggaaaagtacccaattgtcatacttgagtaaaagtaaagatgccttaatagaaaatgactcaagtaaatgtGAAAGTCACCCAGCAATAACTACTTGAGTAaacgtctaaaagtatttggttttaaatatacttaagtattaaagtaagtattcagcccctttgttatgataagtctaaataagttcaggagtaaacatttgcttaacaagtcacacatataattgtatgtgtgggatatAGAGAAGAGGTAGTCATtcacagtgaatttcaaacacagattccacaaagaccagggaggttttccaatgcctcgcacagaaaggcacctattggtagacggGTAAAAAATTGGTAGATTTttaaaaagctgacattgaatatccctttgagcaaggtgaagtcactacaaagatacaggcgtccttcctaactcagttgccggagaggaaggaaaccgctcagggatttcaccacgaggccaatggtgacttgaaACTCTtatagagttgaatggctgtgataggagaaaactgaggatggatcaacattgtagttactacacattactaacctaaatgacagagtgaaaagaaggaagcacatacagaataaaaatattccaaaacatgcatcctgtttgcaataaggcactaaagtaaaactgcaaagaatgtggcaaagaaattaacattttgtcctgaatacaaagtgttgtgtttggggcaaatccaacaaaacaCATCCCTGAGTActatccatattttcaagcatggtggtggctgcattatgttatgggtatgcctgtcatcggcaaggactagggagcttTTTAGGattaaaagaaacagaatagagcacaggtaaaaaaactaacaggtaaaaaacataaggccaaatatacactggagttgcttaccaagatgacattgaatgttcctgaggggcctagttacagtttttacttaaatcggcttgaaaatctatggcaagacttgaaaatggctgtctagcaatgatcaacaaccaacttgacagagcttaactaatttttaaaagaattattcgcaaatattgtacaatccaggtgtgcaaagctcttagagacttacccagaaagactcagctgtaatcgctgccaaagaagattgtaacatgtattgacccaggggtgtgaatacttatgtaaattagatatttctgtatttcattttcaatacatttgcaaaaatttctaaaaacatgttttcactttgtctttatggggtattgtgtgtagatgggtgagaaaacaaatcaatttaatcaattttgaattcaggctgtaacacaacaaaatgtggaatgagtcaaggagtatgaatactttctgaatgcttgtattacagtttttctccattggtttggctcatttcttgaaacagaaattacattctcaaaactacatggacaaacctccaaaccacttggcaattgttcacaacagaattgaatttctcattcatttcatcaaattgcaaatgtctaagtacatgtctcaatgtctcagtacatctttgcaaatgattaagtacaggtagcctacatttagcacaatttccaagtgaatagatcttgttgatctaaactgattgttgattctcagtctaatggttgttcgctccaaaacgtgtcagccgtcatttcattgtataagtcatcacatgcacaatagtctgttcaattgtcaaaattagtcaagaacataataccatgaataccatatatgaatcccttggaacatttgataaatttattacagcaattgacagtcaggtgaaactagaacttgactaacgaaggaggagtttcacacatctcagatgaccaatcaaacagtatgtttagttacctgacaggtgctgtccatgactgtgaatgctgccaaacatgtatgtaaagagcttgaccatgcaggaccagtacaatttctgaacatggaggcacctggccaagtaaatgaacaagggcaactgcctgctcgagggaagaggaagaagaagaagaggaggaggaggagtaaggtgcgtggtggtggaatagggggaagaggccgaggagcacgaagacaccatgctgtcccggatgaaattcggggccacaattatagaccatgtcatcaaccatggcctcacaatggcggaggcaggtgcgccgagtgcagcctaatgtgcctcgctcaacagtctcctccatcatccaaacctttcgcagggaaaacaggtatgtagtcagtcaatgatggaattatatgttgtataggacaggacactgtgcatagagcaagaaatatatttatttacatatttacctattcatttagtgtgtgtgtgtgataggcctacagtaatatcttacctcaatgggatgttatgatactaaaaatgacaagaaaaaacattggagaaaataaactatggaatagtttattttctacagtattgatgatacagtttacagtagtattccagtcactgtgcagtgatgcattagaattgtggtaaagttactgtaagtaaaacaacaatacaattacataggtaactcattctgtaaggaatacataaggtataca
This DNA window, taken from Coregonus clupeaformis isolate EN_2021a unplaced genomic scaffold, ASM2061545v1 scaf0249, whole genome shotgun sequence, encodes the following:
- the LOC121543527 gene encoding V-type proton ATPase subunit E 1; this translates as MALSDADVQKQIKHMMAFIEQEANEKAEEIDAKAEEEFNIEKGRLVQTQRLKIMEYYEKKEKQIEQQKKIQMSNLMNQARLKVLKARDDMISEMLSEARQRLANIAKDPARYPALMDGLVLQGFYQLLEAKVTIRCRKQDLQVVQAAIQKTIPIYKAAVKNNIEVRIDQDNFLSPEISGGIEIYNANGKIKVSNTLESRLDLMAQQMMPEVRVALFGQNQNRKFLD
- the LOC121543952 gene encoding adenosine deaminase 2-A-like, whose protein sequence is MSGLFKKDFHSHFQSPMTLQDKMVFPSRGSYTITLQLVVVLCCVTVCGGTPDPRQRETMMRQETSRQTGGRVQLTEAEQWLDAHLHKLKEQEMAAAQFPPAIHFFKARPLIHKSPIFNLLQRMPKGAALHIHSSSLVSVDWLVKNITYRPHCYICFTWGRSVRFVFSSRRPFPTWDCLYWQLLKTLRANMVDPTDFDNSLMQNLTLFTDDPDTTYPSQDAVWERFEMAFVAIAGLVTYAPVFKDFLYKGLEQLFDDNIMYLELRTGLSRTYELDGSIHDKAWSLRTYQEVTQQFVAEHPGFLGARLIISVHRVLSVSDVKAAVKEAIQMQKDFPELVAGFDLVGREDRGRPLWFFREALSLPAELGVMLQYFFHAGETDQMGTEVDENILDALMFNTTRIGHGYTLAHHPLAKELSRKGNVAVEVCPISNQVLKLVSDLRNHPAAVLMSEGHPIVVSSDDPSLFGTTGLSYDFYEVFVGIGGLRANLGTLKELAINSIRYSSLPSQLKERGLAMWQRTWDKFISENSYRNP